CTCGGCGGGCTGCGCCGGTTCCGCCGGAGTCCGGCCCTGGTCGGCCGAGCCGGCAGGCCCTTCGTCGTCGGAGATCGACACAATCGGGATCATCGCGGTCTGTTCACCCTGTTCGGTTGTGGACTGGACTGCATCGACGCGCCCGTGATCGGTGCCGACGGACGATTCCTCGGCGGCTTCCTCGACGTGCTCTTCGACCGGATCGATGGCGGGCTCGAACATCGACACCGGTTGCTGGGTCGGCGTCGCAGCACCCGAGGCGGCGGTATCACGCACCGGCCAACCCGAGGCCAGGTTCGATCGCTCGACCGGCGCGGCAGGCAGGCCGCCATCCTGAACTGCGGCGGCATCCTGGTCGGCGTCGGGAAGCGATTCGGGCCGCGCGGAGATGGCGAGCGGCCCAGGGGTCCGATCGCCGCGCTTCGCCGTCGAGGGCTTGCGCTTGGGCAACTCGGAGGCCGCCCCCGGCTCCGGCTCCGGTGGGGTGACGACCTGCTGGTCCGGCCACTCGTGTTCCCCGACGGGATGCTCGTCGCCTGCCTGATCCTCGGCCGGGGTGTCCTCGGTGGGGAACTCGGCGGCCGCTACCTGGTCGGCGGGCTCCTCGGTGGCGGACAGGTCGGATCGGCGGAAGAAATCGGTGCGTGGCTCGGCCACATCGCCGACCCAGGAGGTCGCATCGGATCCCGGCGTGGGCTGGGCCATCGGATGCTGGTCGGCGTCGACGTCCTCCAGGCTCGAACCGCTGCGCTGCTCGCTCTGCGGCCAGGCGCCGTCGAGGCCGTCGGCCTGCGCCGGGTCGTCCGCGACGTCGGCGGCCGGCAGGTTGCGGCGCGGATGCTGTTCCGGTCGAGCCAGTCCCTCGGGTTCGCTGCCACGCCAGGTATCCGGGTCGGACTCCGACAACAGGTCGGCGACCGACGCGTCCTGCGGCCGGGAATCCGCCGCAGGTTCGGCGTCGCCCATCTCATCCGGCCAGCCGATCGTCTCGTCACGTCGTCCCGGCCCGGCCTTGGTGCTGCTCGGTCCGTCGAAGCCACGTTCGGGGCGGGCGGGTTTCGCCGTCGGGTCGGCACGCCGGGCATCGGCCTGCGGGAAGAAGGAGCCGGTGTCGATGACCGCGGTCTGGTCGGCCTGCGCCTCGGGCCGTTGCTCACGGCGTTGCGCCGTCGGTCCCTGGTACTGGTCGAGTGGCCCGGGGCCCCGGTCGCGGCGGGAGTCGTCGAGGTTGCCGCGCTGCTGCGCATCGGGCCGTGCGGGGGTTCGATCGGCGTGTTGATCGGCGAAGAAGTCGGATCTGGTCGGTTCGGGTCGACGCGGGGGTTCGGCGGGGCGGGACGGCAGGTGTCGGGTCTGAGGCGACGGCGCGGGACTGTTGTCCCACAGCTCCTCGTACGTCTCCGGCATCGGCTGTCTGCTCGTCGGGTTCGGCGTCGTGCCCCGAATACCGGCGAGCAGGTCCTCGCCGTCGAAGTCACGTTGCACGGAGGCGGCACGCTGCGGCGACCGCCCGGCGAACTCGTCGGGTTGATCGGTGTCGACCGCATGGTCGAGTTCCGGGCCCGACTCGCGGTCGGTCTCCAATCGGGAAAGCCGTTGTTGCGCAGGGCGAACCAACAACGCCCAGGTGATGAGTACCCCTAGGACGAAGGCGAGCAGGCTCCACAGCCATACCTGCCCGAAGATCGAGGTCACAGGAAGTCCCTCCTAGCCGCACGCCCGCATCCCTGGCCGTGCCTGGCCTTGAACGCGGTGCCATGACCACGCCGATAGCGCATCGTCTCGTCGGTCTTCACCGGTTGGGGTCGTTCGTCCCACGCAGTAGCGCCTCATCGAAGCAGACTCGAGCGCCACGTCAAGCCCGCAGTGTTGCCGACCCGACCCCGCGTCTGCCACCACGCCTGCGAGGTCTCGGCAGAGAATCACCGAGAGTCCACTCCCCGCGCGCCCGCGATACCGGCTTCGTCCAACGCCGGCCCAAGCCTTCCAGGAATGGCGCTCGAATGTGCAAGCGGGGTAGCCGAATGCGGTAGTACGACCGTACGGAAAGCGCGAAGCATATCGCCGGTCTGCGGCGTAGGCTCACCCCGTGTCCGTCCCTCCGTTAGCCGCCCCAACAGGCCACTCGGGTTCGCAGTCGACGGCAGAAGGCGCAGGCAGCAGGCTCGGCCTGTTGTCCGGCGCGAGTGCCTATGTGTTGTGGGGCGTCACTCCCGGATTCTGGATCCTGCTGGAGCAGTCGGGCGCGGTCGAGGTGTTAGCCCATCGGTTGGCATGGACGCTGATTCTCATGATCGGCGTTTCTTTGGTGTTGGGCAGATTGTCCGCCTTACGCGGGCTCGGACTACGCGCCTGGACGATGATCTCGGTTGCCTCGGTATTGATCGCGACCAACTGGGGTGTCTACATTTTCGCCGTTCACACCGAGCGGGTCATCGAGGTCTCCCTCGGCTACTACATCAACCCGCTTCTCAGCGTGCTGCTCGGCGTTCTCGTGCTCCGCGAGCGGCTTCGGCCGCCGCAATGGATAGCGCTGGGTGTGGCCGTCGTCGCCGTGGTCATCGTGACGGTGGACTACGGACGGGTGCCGGTCATCGCCTTGGTCGTCGCGGGCAGCTTCGCGGTGTACGGCCTGTTGAAGAAGACGGTGCCGCTGGATTCGCTCAACAGTCTCACCGCCGAGAGCCTGGTGCTGGCGCCGGTGGCGATCGGCTACCTCGGCTGGTTGCAGGTCACCGGTGCCGCGACCTTCGTCACCGAGGGCGCCTGGTACAGCTTCCTGCTGTTCCTGGCCGGTCCGATGACCGCTCTGCCCCTGTTGCTGTTCGGCTTCGCGGCCCGGCGGATCCCGCTGACCGTGATGGGAATGCTGCAATACCTGGCGCCGACCCTGCAGCTGCTCTGGGCGGTGCTCATCGCAGGCGAGCCGATGCCCGCCTCCCGCTGGTTCGGCTTCGCACTGGTGTGGGTGGCGCTGGCGATCTTCACCGTCGACGCGGTGCACCGCGCCCGGCGGGCAGGCAGGGCCGCCGGTGTCGAGCAACGACGACAGGCGGCGACCGTGGTCGAGCCGGATCGGCTCTGAATCGGCCGTGCCACGCCCCGGCAGACTTCGTGACGCCCGCTCCGGCAGAGCCGCCGAACGCCCCGCCATGACCCGCACAACGGCCGAGGACGTGCACTGGACCGGCGTGGCAACGACCTATCCGAGGTAAGGCGGACGGCGAAGGGGTCACCCCACGGCCGACCCCGTGCGGCACCCGGGGAACGGGGTGGGTCAGCTGCTCCGCTCGACGACGTACTCGATCACACTGCCCAGCGCATCCCTGGCCGGGTGCGGCGGCAGCACGGCCAACTCGGCGCGAGCCCGCTCGGCATAGTCGGCCAGCGTCCGCCGGGCCTCGGCGACCCCGGAGGAGGCCCGTAGCAGGCTCAACGCCTCCTCGACCAGGACGTCCTCGACCACCGGTCCGGACAGCAACTCCCGAAGCCGGGCCGCGTGCGGCGACTGCTCGCCCATCGCGTAGAGCATCGGCAGGGTCAGAACGCCTTCCCGCAGGTCGGTACCGGGCACCTTGCCGGACTCCTGCATGGGCGAATCGATGTCGATGATGTCGTCGGAGATCTGGAAGGCGATCCCGATCAACCTGCCGAGCTGCCGGAGCGCCTTGACCTGTGCCTCCGGCGCGCCGGACAACATCGCACCGTACTGACCGGCCGTCGCGATGAGCGATCCCGTCTTACCGGTGATCACCTGGATGTAGTGCTCGACCGGGTCGACACCCGCCGAGGGGCCCACGGTCTCGCGCATCTGACCGGTGACCAACTCGCCGAAGGTCTCGGCGATGATCCTGGCGACCTCGGTGCCCAGATCCGCCACCAGATACGAGGCCCTGGCGAACAGATAGTCGCCGGTCAGGATCGCTACCGCGTTGTCCCAGCGGACGTTGGCACTCTGCGTGCCCCGTCGCATGGTGGCCTCGTCCATGACGTCGTCGTGGTAGAGCGAGGCCAGATGCACCAGCTCGACCGCGACAGCGGCCTTGATCACATCGTCTTTGCCATGTACACCGAACTGCGCCGCCAGGAGCGTGAACATCGGTCTGAACCGCTTGCCGCCCGCCTCCACGAGGTGCGACGACGTCTCGGTGACGAAGTCCGAATCACTGCGCAACATGGCGTACAGCAGGTCTTCGACCTCGGTCAGACTCGCAGCGAGGTCGTCAGCCAGTCCCTCGTCCGCGATTTCCAGAGGTGAGGTCCGACCTCCACCGACCTGAGTCCGACTCGTGCCTGCCACGTCACCGCCGCCTTCTCGCCAAGGGCTCATGCGTCATGAGCCTGTCGCCAATCCCCGCCCGAAACACGGGCGGGGATCGCGCTGACAGGCCCTACGACGTGAACCCACCAATGCCTGCCCAGTCCAGGGCCAACGTCGGCAGCACGCCGAGCAGCAGCGTGACAACCACACCGAGCGTAATCGCAGCCGTGGTGAAGGCTCCGGGCACACTCACTGTGGGCCCGTCGGGAGCAGGCTCGCTGAAGTACATCAACACGATGACACGCAGGTAGAAGAACGCGGCGATGGCACTGGCTATGACGGCCACCACCACCAGCGGAGCCATTCCATCCGCGACCGCGGCCGAGAACACCGCGAGCTTGCCCATGAATCCACTGGTCAGCGGAATGCCCGCCAGCGCAAGCAACAGGAACGCGAACACGCCTGCTACCAAGGGTGACCGCTTCGCCAGACCGGCCCACTTCGACAGGTGAGTCGCCTCACCGTCGGAGTCGCGGACCAGGGTGATGACACCGAACACCGCGACGGTGGTGAAACCGTATGCGAGCAGGTAGAACATCGTGCCCGCCAGACCCTCGTCGGTCAGCGCGATCGCACCGACCAACAGGAAGCCAGCGTGGGCGATGGACGAGTAGGCCACCATCCGCTTGATGTCGGTCTGGGTCAGACCCAGCACCGCGCCGATCACCATCGAGGCGATGGCCACGGCCCAGAGCACGCCCTCCCACTCCCAGCTCGACGCCTCGAAGGCGACGGTGAGCACCCGCAGGATCGCACCGAACGCGGCGACCTTGGTACAGGCCGCCATGAAGGCGGTGATCGGCGTGGGAGCGCCCTGGTAGACGTCGGGGGTCCAGGAGTGGAACGGACCAACGGACGCCTTGAACATCAGGCCGACGACCAGCAGACCCAGGCCTGCGAAGAGCAGCGTCTCCGACCGGTCGGTACCCGCGGTGGCCTGCGCGATGGCCGACAGCTGCACGGAACCCGCGAAGCCGTAGAGCAGCGCGATGCCATAGAGGAAGAACGCCGAGGCGAACGCGCCCAACAGGAAGTACTTGACCGCCGCTTCCTGCGAGATGAGCCTGCGCCTACGGGCCAGACCACA
This Actinoalloteichus hymeniacidonis DNA region includes the following protein-coding sequences:
- a CDS encoding sunset domain-containing protein, translated to MTSIFGQVWLWSLLAFVLGVLITWALLVRPAQQRLSRLETDRESGPELDHAVDTDQPDEFAGRSPQRAASVQRDFDGEDLLAGIRGTTPNPTSRQPMPETYEELWDNSPAPSPQTRHLPSRPAEPPRRPEPTRSDFFADQHADRTPARPDAQQRGNLDDSRRDRGPGPLDQYQGPTAQRREQRPEAQADQTAVIDTGSFFPQADARRADPTAKPARPERGFDGPSSTKAGPGRRDETIGWPDEMGDAEPAADSRPQDASVADLLSESDPDTWRGSEPEGLARPEQHPRRNLPAADVADDPAQADGLDGAWPQSEQRSGSSLEDVDADQHPMAQPTPGSDATSWVGDVAEPRTDFFRRSDLSATEEPADQVAAAEFPTEDTPAEDQAGDEHPVGEHEWPDQQVVTPPEPEPGAASELPKRKPSTAKRGDRTPGPLAISARPESLPDADQDAAAVQDGGLPAAPVERSNLASGWPVRDTAASGAATPTQQPVSMFEPAIDPVEEHVEEAAEESSVGTDHGRVDAVQSTTEQGEQTAMIPIVSISDDEGPAGSADQGRTPAEPAQPAEDQADRRRTAGGIPHVADRATARPASAALARRTDPLDDLELGDATPSAADAADAEDTGGERSRSLFEPVLEADNVAPGPAPSGGAAEFVWFAGRGQAGSQAGPPPRPALPAGSIPAIAQPVMPTPSSSPGREPWIPIQDLEGNRLDAATLTPKGAQPFGPGSAPAAPDGSAPTADYQIKANAKSRTYYTEQSPQFATAKAQVWFRSEADAQRAGFAPWHTRRSGSTGH
- the nuoN gene encoding NADH-quinone oxidoreductase subunit NuoN; this translates as MESYSIDWWAISPLLVVFIAAFVSVLFEAFLSRPKRWAAQVGLSMVTLVLAALMMVLYINEDLRVGLGLTEQVPMDPAFADAQHQVQPVTTFNGAIAVDDPTIFLWGTLLALALPSLLMIADRSVERGGAFVAQAALHGTQERTQPGATPGMQTEVFPLALFALGGMMAFLASNDLLTMFVALEVLSLPLYLMCGLARRRRLISQEAAVKYFLLGAFASAFFLYGIALLYGFAGSVQLSAIAQATAGTDRSETLLFAGLGLLVVGLMFKASVGPFHSWTPDVYQGAPTPITAFMAACTKVAAFGAILRVLTVAFEASSWEWEGVLWAVAIASMVIGAVLGLTQTDIKRMVAYSSIAHAGFLLVGAIALTDEGLAGTMFYLLAYGFTTVAVFGVITLVRDSDGEATHLSKWAGLAKRSPLVAGVFAFLLLALAGIPLTSGFMGKLAVFSAAVADGMAPLVVVAVIASAIAAFFYLRVIVLMYFSEPAPDGPTVSVPGAFTTAAITLGVVVTLLLGVLPTLALDWAGIGGFTS
- a CDS encoding polyprenyl synthetase family protein, producing the protein MSPWREGGGDVAGTSRTQVGGGRTSPLEIADEGLADDLAASLTEVEDLLYAMLRSDSDFVTETSSHLVEAGGKRFRPMFTLLAAQFGVHGKDDVIKAAVAVELVHLASLYHDDVMDEATMRRGTQSANVRWDNAVAILTGDYLFARASYLVADLGTEVARIIAETFGELVTGQMRETVGPSAGVDPVEHYIQVITGKTGSLIATAGQYGAMLSGAPEAQVKALRQLGRLIGIAFQISDDIIDIDSPMQESGKVPGTDLREGVLTLPMLYAMGEQSPHAARLRELLSGPVVEDVLVEEALSLLRASSGVAEARRTLADYAERARAELAVLPPHPARDALGSVIEYVVERSS
- the rarD gene encoding EamA family transporter RarD, whose protein sequence is MSVPPLAAPTGHSGSQSTAEGAGSRLGLLSGASAYVLWGVTPGFWILLEQSGAVEVLAHRLAWTLILMIGVSLVLGRLSALRGLGLRAWTMISVASVLIATNWGVYIFAVHTERVIEVSLGYYINPLLSVLLGVLVLRERLRPPQWIALGVAVVAVVIVTVDYGRVPVIALVVAGSFAVYGLLKKTVPLDSLNSLTAESLVLAPVAIGYLGWLQVTGAATFVTEGAWYSFLLFLAGPMTALPLLLFGFAARRIPLTVMGMLQYLAPTLQLLWAVLIAGEPMPASRWFGFALVWVALAIFTVDAVHRARRAGRAAGVEQRRQAATVVEPDRL